The DNA sequence TACATACACGAAAACCCAAAACTTAGGGCAAAGACAATTTTCGCAACTCATTATCACGAATTGAATGAGCTTGCGGAGCTATATCCAAGGATAAAAAATTTCAAAGCGGATGTTAGGGAAGTTGGTGATAAAGTTATATTTTTACATAAAATTGTCCCGGGGTATGCGGATCATAGTTATGGTATAGAAGTTGCTAAAATGGCAGGTTTGCCAAAGGAAGTTACTGAAAGGGCAAAGGAAATTCTTGCAAACCTTGAGCAAAAGGAGTTAACACCGCAGGGCAAAGTAAAGAAGAAAATTTCAAAAGAGGCATTAATGCAGAAGTTTCAGATAAGTTTGTTTGAATTAAATGATGATAGATTAAGGCAGGAAATTTTAAATCTTGATATTGACAATATGACACCTCTTCAAGCTCTTTTAAAACTTCAAGAGTTAAGGGGAAGGATAAAGAATGGGGAAATATAGTGAAAAAATAAAAAAAATAGTTGTTCTTCTATTTGCTTTGTTAAATTATGTGATTTGCGATATTGGTGACGGAATAATTAGAGAAAATGTTATGGAAAGATTGGTAATAATTAAGTTAAAATCAAAAATAAGAAAAGAAGGTAAGCGGTTTATAGAATTAACGGGATTTAGAGCAATTGATTTAAAGCTGAAAAAATTTAAAGCTGTGGAGATACAGGAGATATTTCCAAATCACAGAGATAAAGAATTAAATAGAATATATCTTGTAAGGTATACTGACAACATATCGCCCGAAATTGTAGCAAAAGAACTATCATACGAGCCTGAAGTTGAATATGCAGAACCTAAAATCATCCACACATTAGCTTTTGAGCCAAGTAATGACCCAAAGTATGTTGATGGTTCTCAGTGGGCGTTAAGAAAAATTCAAATAGAGTATGTTTGGCAAAATTTAATCGTGGATTCAATTTTAATTGCAATTATTGATACAGGTGTGGATATACTACACGAGGATTTAAAAGATAATATATGGTATAATCGTAGAGAAATACCTAATAATGGGATAGATGACGATAACAATGGTTATATAGATGATGTAGTTGGGTGGGACTTTGCAGGGAGAGACGGATTTACTCCTGATAATCAGCCTTTTCCTGGGCATCCCCATGGTACTCATGTGGCTGGTATTGTTGCAGCTTCAACAAATAACGGCATCGGAATAGCGGGGGTATTTCCAAAATCAAAAGTTATGGTTGTTAAGGTTTCATCAGACGATCCTAATGACACTAGGATTATTTATGGGTATGAAGGGATAGTTTATGCAGTTGATAACGGGGCAAGAGTGATAAACTGCAGTTGGGGTTCTTACATGCCGTCAAAATTCGGTCAGGATGTGATAAATTACGCCATAAGAAATGGTGTTATAGTTGTTGCTGCAGCTGGAAATAAAAATAGTGAAATACCTTTCTACCCCGCCTCATATGAAGGGGTTATATCTGTGGCTGCTACTGACTCTTTAGATAGAAAAGCATATTTTTCAAATTTTGGAAAAAGAATTGATATCTCTGCTCCTGGTGTTAATATAATCAGCACTTTTCCGGGGAATAGATATGCCTACTTAAGTGGAACTTCTATGGCATCCCCTCATGTGGCTGGTGTAATTGCAATTTTACTATCACAAAATTTAGCTTTGACATCTGAACAAGTAAAACAAAAGATAAGAATAACAGCGGATAAAATTGATGATTTAAATCCGGAATTTAAATACAAACTGGGATATGGAAGACTAAATGCTTATAGGGCTTTGACACTTGAAATGCCGGCGGTGAAGGTTGAAGAGATAAACTTTGTGGATGAAAATTTGAATGGAGTTTATGAACCCGGAGAAAACATCAATGTGACGGGTATCTTGAAAAACTATTTAACAAGGGCTACTTCCCTTTACATTGAAGTTGTTGAGATCAGCGAAAATGCTTTGGAATCCTTAAATAGATTTATTTTTATTGGGGGAGTTGAAACTTTTCAAATAAAATTATTTCAATTTGGATTTAGGGTAAGTAATCAGGTTAATGAAAATACAAGAGCCCATATTGTTTTTAAGTTTTCGGATCAAAATTACCAATATGAGGATTACTATATAGTTAATCTCTTGATTAATCAAACTTTTCTTGATCATAATACGGATAGTTTAGTGGCTACAATTACAAGTCAGGGCAATATAGGGTTTAATGATTATCCAAATAATACTGAAGGTAGTGGATTTTTATTCCAAAAAATTGAAAACTTATTATTTGAAGGTGCTTTAATAGTTGGGATTGACAGCATTAGGGTTGTTGATTCAGCCAGAGATCACACTGGAAAGAACAAGGTTAACGATTTTAACATAGTCCATCGTTTTACTATTAAAGTCCCCGGGAGCTTAGCTCCGCAGGAAGGTTTGTGTATATTTGATGACAGTAGAGCCGCTGATAATAAAATTGGTTTAAGGTTTAAATTTGAAACATTTGCATACGATAGATATTTAATAGTTAAATTGACGATTAGAAATATTTCGGATTTAGTTTTTGAAAGCATCTTTGCAGGTATGTTTTTTGATTGGGATATTGGTTCAGTTTATAACAATAACCTTGTTTTTGATAGCACCTATCATATGGTGTATGTTTATGATTCTCTTAAATTTTCGGGTAGTTATGCCGGCGTTTCCTTACTTTATCCAAGAGAAAAAATTAACTTTTTTGGAATTGATAATGATTACAGGACTCCAGGCAATCCATTGCCAATATGGGATGGTTTTACAAAGAAGGAAAAATGGAAAGCTTTAAGCAGTGGAATTACAAGGACA is a window from the Candidatus Kryptobacter tengchongensis genome containing:
- a CDS encoding Serine protease, subtilisin family: MGKYSEKIKKIVVLLFALLNYVICDIGDGIIRENVMERLVIIKLKSKIRKEGKRFIELTGFRAIDLKLKKFKAVEIQEIFPNHRDKELNRIYLVRYTDNISPEIVAKELSYEPEVEYAEPKIIHTLAFEPSNDPKYVDGSQWALRKIQIEYVWQNLIVDSILIAIIDTGVDILHEDLKDNIWYNRREIPNNGIDDDNNGYIDDVVGWDFAGRDGFTPDNQPFPGHPHGTHVAGIVAASTNNGIGIAGVFPKSKVMVVKVSSDDPNDTRIIYGYEGIVYAVDNGARVINCSWGSYMPSKFGQDVINYAIRNGVIVVAAAGNKNSEIPFYPASYEGVISVAATDSLDRKAYFSNFGKRIDISAPGVNIISTFPGNRYAYLSGTSMASPHVAGVIAILLSQNLALTSEQVKQKIRITADKIDDLNPEFKYKLGYGRLNAYRALTLEMPAVKVEEINFVDENLNGVYEPGENINVTGILKNYLTRATSLYIEVVEISENALESLNRFIFIGGVETFQIKLFQFGFRVSNQVNENTRAHIVFKFSDQNYQYEDYYIVNLLINQTFLDHNTDSLVATITSQGNIGFNDYPNNTEGSGFLFQKIENLLFEGALIVGIDSIRVVDSARDHTGKNKVNDFNIVHRFTIKVPGSLAPQEGLCIFDDSRAADNKIGLRFKFETFAYDRYLIVKLTIRNISDLVFESIFAGMFFDWDIGSVYNNNLVFDSTYHMVYVYDSLKFSGSYAGVSLLYPREKINFFGIDNDYRTPGNPLPIWDGFTKKEKWKALSSGITRTQVKNTDVSFVISAGPFALLPNNEIIVSFAIFAASSLQGLKTLSSLANNKWSEILSGVGNKPPIFTKKMSNEITVNEGETLKFKFEAIDPDNDPIYFIPIKIPLNANLSTNGYFEWTPNYDDGGDHIINVGVTDGIYTVSSITIAHVNRKPKFVAFFSDTLIDEGEKLEYKFIAYDPDNDTVRYRLSSPVPNAKIDSSTGVFTWKPDFYQSGEYLFKVFVSDAHISDSVEFKIKVVNMGPLFPPKYGVVIDRPNDQGYYLKFYFVRSINDTLSSSYSPDSAKVEFYEILREGENSPESFFIFYPLGNSDTVVVDVPTYGDTTLRSYYIRSGNRRTYSSLIYVGSAKPVDNIPPEPIPLNSLRAYDDKSDNGTKIVLNFKLSPSDGKTWSDGKFVYPELIGYKVYKDNEFFTIIPPGDSIVSIDVGDRIKHFYSISAFDGVNESERSSPNFAIAIDNTLFCDFNADYEVNIFDLYLFALNFGTDFDTYPEFEALFDLNDDLKIDVQDLIIFSRNFGIKIVDKK